The Theileria annulata chromosome 3, complete sequence, *** SEQUENCING IN PROGRESS *** genome has a segment encoding these proteins:
- a CDS encoding uncharacterized protein (SMART 2 transmembrane domains at aa 24-46 and 66-85;~2 probable transmembrane helices predicted for TA17470 by TMHMM2.0 at aa 25-47 and 62-84), whose product MDWSNYMFIKYFIHRMSYELFKCCINNYVFIISNMFKIIIILPSFVYSNLILYRFLKTQTTQQKHFLLFQPILLFYTIYTILAILN is encoded by the exons atggaTTGGTCCAATTATATgttcattaaatatttcattcATAGGATGTCATAT gaattatttaaatgttgtatcaataattatgtatttattatttccaaTATGTTTAA aataataattatattaccatcatttgtttattctaatttaa tattATATCGATTTTTAAAGACTCAAACTACACAACAAAAacattttctattatttcaaccaattttattattttataccatttataccattttagcaatattaaattaa